The proteins below come from a single Argentina anserina chromosome 1, drPotAnse1.1, whole genome shotgun sequence genomic window:
- the LOC126800365 gene encoding derlin-1 — MSTPAEFYQSLPPISKAYGTICVVATAAFQLGLYDPRTIALLYGPVFSQFQVWRLITNFFFLGKFSVNFGIRLLMIARYGVQLEKGPFERRTADFLWMMIFGALTLLVLSAIPLFWSPFLGISLVFMLVYVWSREYPNANINLYGLVQLKAFYFPWAMLALDVIFGSPIWPDLLGIIAGHLYHFLTVLHPLAGGKNILTTPRWVHKVVARWRIGAPPRASQSQPAAAAAAPGTGVAFRGRSYRLAD; from the exons ATGTCGACTCCTGCTGA ATTCTATCAGTCACTCCCACCCATAAGCAAGGCTTACGGGACCATCTGTGTAGTGGCAACTGCGGCCTTTCAGTTGGGGCTTTATGATCCTCGTACAATTGCATTATTATACGGACCAGTTTTTTCACAGTTCCAG GTGTGGAGGTTAATTACgaatttctttttccttgGGAAATTCTCTGTCAACTTTGGAATTCGCCTTTTGATGAT AGCAAGATATGGCGTTCAACTTGAAAAGGGACCATTTGAAAGGCGTACCGCTGATTTCTTGTGGATGATGATATTTGGAGCCTTGACACTATTG GTTTTATCTGCCATCCCACTGTTTTGGTCTCCATTCTTGGGGATATCACTTGTGTTCATGCTTGTTTACGTTTGGAGTAGAGAATATCCAAATGCGAATATCAACTTGTATGGTCTCGTGCAACTTAAG GCATTTTATTTCCCCTGGGCAATGCTTGCTTTGGACGTCATTTTTGGTTCACCAATTTGGCCAGATCTGCTGGGAATCATTGCTGGACATCTGTACCACTTCTTGACTGTGTTGCATCCATTGGCAGGTGGCAAGAACATATTAACGACTCCAAGATGGGT ACATAAAGTTGTTGCCAGATGGAGGATAGGTGCCCCTCCACGAGCAAGCCAATCCCAACCTGCCGCCGCCGCTGCCGCTCCTGGTACTGGTGTGGCTTTCAGAGGGAGGTCTTATCGACTTGCTGATTAA
- the LOC126800383 gene encoding profilin-2 — translation MSWQTYVDEHLMCDIDGNGQHLAAAAIVGHDGSPWAKSASFPQFKAEEITGIMKDFDEPGHLAPTGLHLGGVKYMVIQGEPGAVIRGKKGSGGITIKKTGQALVFGIYEEPVTPGQCNMVVERLGDYLADQGL, via the exons ATGTCGTGGCAGACTTATGTAGATGAACACTTGATGTGTGACATTGATGGCAACGGCCAGCATCTTGCGGCAGCGGCCATTGTTGGTCATGATGGCAGCCCATGGGCCAAGAGTGCTTCCTTCCCGCAG TTTAAGGCTGAGGAGATCACTGGTATCATGAAAGATTTTGATGAGCCTGGACACCTTGCTCCGACTGGCTTGCACCTTGGGGGAGTAAAGTACATGGTAATCCAGGGAGAACCTGGTGCGGTTATCCGTGGAAAGAAG GGCTCTGGaggaatcactatcaagaaAACCGGACAAGCACTAGTATTCGGAATCTATGAAGAACCAGTGACTCCAGGACAGTGCAACATGGTTGTTGAGAGGTTGGGCGATTACCTTGCTGATCAAGGCCTCTAG
- the LOC126800371 gene encoding profilin: MSWQTYVDDHLMCEIEGNHLSAAAIIGLDGSVWAQSATFPQLKPEEVTAIVKDFEEPGTLAPTGLHLGGTKYMVIQGEPGAVIRGKKGPGGVTVKKTTLALLIGIYDEPMTPGQCNMIVERLGDYLVEQGM; this comes from the exons ATGTCGTGGCAAACTTACGTCGATGACCACTTGATGTGCGAAATCGAAGGCAACCACCTCTCCGCCGCCGCCATCATCGGCCTAGACGGCAGCGTTTGGGCCCAGAGCGCCACCTTCCCTCAG TTGAAGCCTGAAGAAGTTACTGCCATTGTGAAAGACTTTGAAGAACCTGGAACACTTGCTCCTACTGGGTTGCATCTTGGAGGCACTAAGTACATGGTGATCCAAGGAGAGCCTGGGGCTGTCATCAGAGGGAAGAAG GGCCCTGGAGGTGTTACTGTGAAGAAGACTACATTGGCTTTGCTCATTGGGATCTATGATGAGCCAATGACTCCTGGACAATGCAACATGATTGTGGAGAGGCTTGGCGATTATCTGGTTGAGCAGGGTATGTAG
- the LOC126792342 gene encoding uncharacterized protein LOC126792342: protein MDPCPFVRVMVDSLSLKLPHATRPAGSGVHSSTTPCFCEMRIKNFPPQTAPLSLSSSTNDSPPDSSTSAHGFNLDPTALRRLSGKPITLRVSVYTGRMGNTCGVTSGKLLGRVNLSIDLDAAQASPQVIHNGWMKLGSRSDKPSARLHMTVRAEPDPRFVFQFGGEPECSPVVFQIQGRDIRQPVFSCKFSADRNSRFRSLPPDFTSKNNRGWRRTFSGERERPGRERKGWMITIHDLSGSPVAAASMITPFVPSPGSDRVSRSNPGAWLILRPHGFSVNNWKPWGRLEAWRERGPVDGLGYKFELVNDNGPSSSITIAEATLSIKKGGEFCIDSRLLRDSGLNYSRSPVKGFVMGSSVEGEGKVSKPMVQVGVQHVTCTADAALFVALSAAIDLSMDACKLFSHKLRKELCYDEQDFLS, encoded by the exons ATGGATCCGTGTCCCTTTGTTCGGGTCATGGTCGACTCTTTATCTCTGAAGCTACCACACGCCACCAGGCCTGCCGGTTCCGGCGTTCACTCCTCCACCACTCCCTGCTTCTGCGAGATGAGGATCAAGAACTTTCCTCCCCAAACTGCTCCTCTCAGTCTCTCTTCTTCTACTAATGACTCCCCTCCCGACTCCTCCACCTCAGCCCACGGGTTCAACCTGGACCCGACTGCGCTCAGGCGGCTGTCGGGAAAACCCATCACGCTGCGTGTCTCTGTATACACCGGGCGGATGGGCAAcacatgtggagtcaccaGCGGGAAGTTGCTAGGCCGCGTCAACCTCAGCATTGATCTGGACGCGGCTCAAGCCAGCCCGCAGGTTATCCACAACGGGTGGATGAAGCTCGGGAGTCGCAGTGACAAGCCCTCAGCGCGATTACACATGACTGTCCGGGCTGAACCGGATCCTCGGTTTGTTTTCCAGTTCGGTGGCGAGCCGGAGTGTAGTCCTGTGGTTTTCCAGATTCAGGGCAGGGATATACGACAGCCTGTTTTCAGCTGCAAGTTCAGTGCCGACCGTAACTCCAGATTCCG ATCTCTGCCACCAGATTTCACCAGCAAAAATAATAGAGGATGGAGGAGAACCTTTTCAGGTGAAAGAGAAAGACCAGGAAGGGAGAGAAAGGGTTGGATGATAACAATTCATGATCTATCCGGCTCGCCTGTGGCGGCTGCCTCCATGATCACGCCCTTTGTACCTTCCCCGGGGTCCGACCGTGTCTCTAGGTCCAACCCGGGTGCTTGGCTCATCCTCCGACCTCATGGCTTCTCTGTTAACAACTGGAAGCCATGGGGACGGTTGGAGGCTTGGCGCGAGAGAGGCCCTGTCGATGGCTTGGGGTACAAGTTTGAGCTTGTCAATGACAATGGTCCAAGTAGCAGCATTACCATTGCTGAAGCTACACTGAGCATCAAAAAAGGCGGAGAGTTTTGCATCGACAGTCGGCTACTGAGAGACTCGGGTTTGAATTACTCAAGGTCGCCGGTTAAAGGATTCGTGATGGGATCAAGCGTCGAAGGGGAAGGAAAGGTGAGCAAGCCTATGGTGCAAGTTGGAGTGCAGCATGTAACTTGTACGGCTGATGCTGCTCTATTTGTAGCACTTTCTGCTGCCATTGATCTCAGCATGGATGCTTGCAAACTCTTCTCACATAAACTAAGAAAGGAGCTTTGCTACGATGAACAGGATTTCTTGTCCTAG